Below is a genomic region from Oryzias melastigma strain HK-1 linkage group LG7, ASM292280v2, whole genome shotgun sequence.
gtaaggCGAACTTGAGTGCCCAGTACCTTATGAAACaaatctattattattattattattattattattattattattattattattattattattattattattattattattattattattattatttgtctcCATCATGGGaaacatgctacaagaacatgctaaaagcacacacaaaaaagcagaattttcaaAGGAGTGGGtgaaaaaaactgcacaaaaaggctgtttttccCCACCCTTGTCGTTAGGGGTCGCTGTGGCGCGTTCAATGCCTCTGTTGGACCGCTGAAGAAAACATTGCGGAAAGGGTCTGTTTTCTTGAGCACGCATGTCCACGGGACAAATAAACCATGTCCCTGTCTAAAGGCAACGGTAAATCGAAAAGAGAAGTTTTAGACAGTAACTCAGAAGCAAACGAGGAGGAGAAAAGCGAGCTGTGTCCTGGCTTTAAAGACGTAGACGCCTTCGTAAAAGTAAGGGAGCAACAACAAATGGTTTTAGCTATAGCTAACGCTCACCCAACgtgcttgaaaaaaatgttgaaaaatagaaaataagttTGTAAAGTTACATGTGTAAGACTTTTAACTAAAATGGCAAGACTGTATTTCACCTTCATTGACGTTGTCGGTTCAGGAAGAATTATAGAAGTGTGTTTTGTAACATGCAAGAAATTAACTATCAAGTTAAGTGATTATAGATGAATTTTTGCTAAATGCTAACTgttcaaatataaataagaaCATTAGGAGTATTTTAATCCTAACTTCCCCgtcatttttcattcatttaggTATGATCCATGTGTTGTTAAATTCTCCTCATGTTTCTGCTTTACAAACGCTCCCTGAACTGCTAACAGCACAGCTCCTCTCTCCTCTGCAGCATGGATTTGGTCTGGTGCTCTCAGCTACCAAAGCATCTGCTGGTTTACCCCAGCCTGGAGATGAGTATGATTTCTACCGAAGCTTCCCGGGCTTCCAGGAGTTTTGTGAAAGTCAAGGAGATAAGATTTTGCATTGGTGAGTTTCCAAAATCCTTTTCCTTATGTCCTTCAGAATTCTGTCTTTATGCAGTTGAAATGTGTGTAGATCAGACATAGACTTCATGTCCTGATGAAGTGTTCGCCTTATAACATAAACGTCAAAAGTTTACAGCTCAACGGCATGTGGAGAGTGTCCGTCCAGAAAGTGAAAGGTTGTAAGTTTAAATCCACGATTGAGACAAACTACTCCCTGCTCGACAATAAGCATTAACAGGTTGGATCGCAGTTTAAACCATCAAACAGTTGAGTCTGCAGCTTACCCCTCCCACAGTGGATGGGTTAAATACAAACGTCAAATTTCACATACCTAGATGTGTGACAACAAATGTGACTTTAACTTTTGTAATAAACCTGAAAACTCCATATTTGTGCTTCAGACCAACTAACTGAGGATATATTTTCTCTTGTCAGCATGAGTCAGATTATGCATCACCATGGCTGCAGATCCCACGTCAAAGACCAGAACAAGCTGACAGCAGTGGAGGAGAGGTTTGACTTGGTTGTGGACTCCAATGACGTTATCCTTGAAAGAGCGGTACGACCAGCACCCTAATCATAAAGCGGTTTGATGAATGAAAAGGTTTTTTACAAACTCGTTGTTCTGCTTTTCAGGGGATTCTTCTGGATGAAGCTGATGGGGTGAACAGGAATCAGAAGCCGGTTATGCCTGCTGGGTTTCAGCCTCCCAAAATAGTTGTTTCCAGCTGGAACCGCAAGGTAGACTAAAATAAGTCATCTCTTGTTCTCTAATTAAGCTACGTACACACATAGCATATGTGGCGTGTTCAAGAACGTGCTGAACGTGAGTTTTTGAACGGGCTTTTGGCATATGGCGTTCTCACTGGACCTGGTACTAAGTAAtaacagttggaagaagcttgcTGCGACATGTCAAAGCGCTACAAATCctactccaggctttttctttcccagctctattctgatatttgaaagacttggtggcacttctgtgttttgtaaaggacgtcactaccaaatctgagtcacAGTTGATCAAAGTTCAACCGGTTTGACAGTAAAGTTTgtcagtgttgccagatttgGTAGTTTTCAGCTcaatttgggtgtttttttgcCCAATGTGGCAACACTGCTGACATCCACCGGTAGAAACTGCCGTCTAAAGTAACGAACACCTGTTAGACCCAGTGTTCCAGGCACTATTGGAAGCTATACAGTATGTGCACGTTTACGCTAAACTTTCATTTGAAGCGGTCACTTGAACCCGCATTTccgagcccggtgtgaacgtagtatAAGCTTTTGCCACATTCATACTAGCAAGTATCACATTTGAAATTCAGTATCTTCAGCACTTCAACTGTTTGCAGAGAATTGATAAAAATTTACTACAAACTGTTGTATTTTCTCAAACACTGCTTCTGTGAACCAGGGTTCCAGCCCCAGCAGTCACTCTGAGACGTACCGACTTCACCACACCAAGAATATAGCCCGGCCTCAACTGAAATTCAAGGAAAAAATTGATAACAGCAACACACCTTTTGTGCCCAAGATCTTCATCAAGCCCAATGCAGTAAAGGCCCTTCCATCgtgtaagaaaaacatttgcctGCTCAGACTCACATCTTCTCTTTGGACTTACAATAATCATTTAACTTAATCTATATCTTCTTTTCCATGTAGATTTCACCAATAAACAAATACGCAATGAAAGGCCAGAGGACCTCGATGTTCCTGCTGCCCTGGCTGACTTAATTCACCAGCAGAGAACTCAGGAACACGTTGAAGACATGTCAGTTTTCTTGTTTAAGCAGCGTTGATATTGTTTTTTACTGTCATATTTCTTCCAGTCTGTCTAAACTGTATGTCCTCCCAGGTTTGCTCACCCATACCAGTATGAGCTGGACCATCTCACTGTTCCAGACAGCCTTCTGTCCAAACCAGAGcctcaagtaaaaaaaaacatgtgacaGAATCCAATTTCTAGAATCATTTAAGTTGACCTCGTGTCTCACGAAGTTTCTCCCTTTTCTTTCTAGATGTACAAACCAATAGCTGAGACCAAGTTATCCTTTATCAACTCTCTGGAGGATCTGGTGGAGCTGAATGAGAAGCTGTGTAAACTGTCTGAATTTGCCGTTGATCTTGAGGTAGGATATTTTTGTCAGATAACCTCCCTTAGACCAGgaatctgcaacctgaggctccggagccacaagCAGCTCCTTTATCCCACCTAGACCATCGATTGTGggtctttggctttgaagaaatatgttaaaagcatgaaaaatggGTTTTAGTCAATTAAGTTTCGTCATTTAGAGTTTTAGCTTGTTGGCTACCAAAATGAGGGGAAAGGCCTGCTCTGTTGTCAGAGGggtttatctttaaaataagcTTGAAGGACATCTTTATACCTTGTGTTGCACAGCAGTGTGAAGTTGGTTTTCAAATCCAGAGTTCTTTGAGTTTAGAATTACATTCCTTTGTGTAGGTATTCTTTTATATGATTTTACactaatgttttaatgtttatattcaatagtaAAAGGAGCAAAATAATGACAGTGCATTTAAATAAGGATTCAAAAATTCTGTATTTGTCTCAACTTTCTTACATTGTGCTTAACAGGGGgtgatgtattttattgtgaaaggaacttgtggatgctgctgtcaaaagtcaaataagttcaaatgattaaatatatgttcaaatttaattattgtatatatttaaaagctacatttattaaatgaatGGCCAGAAAACGTGTGTTTTTGTAAGCATTGAAGTGGATCTTTGCATCTCCTGCTGGGTTTGttcagtaagaaactggaccaaatgactcgtttactgttaaaggttgcagatcccttgTTTAGGTTGTAGCATTTACTATGTGAAATACATTGATATCTTTATTTTAGCAATTATTACGTCCTTTAATTAACTTTGTTTTCCATCTCAGCATCATTCCTACAGGAGTTTTCTGGGCCTCACCTGTCTGGTCCAGATCTCCACTAGAGACGAGGACTTCATAATCGACACGCTGGAGCTGCGCAGTGAGATGTACATCCTGAATGAAGCATTCACTGACCCTACTATTGTAAAGGTACTGCGACTATTACCACTATTTTCctcttaaagtaaaactatatttaagctatatttttttctattgttaaatTGCTCcctgtagttattttttttattattattattttgccaGTTTTTGCCAAAGTCAAATGGCCTGTGTCACTTCTTATGAAATtcgcctttgagttgtggatGAGATTGATGGGGAAGAAGTAACCCTatgttgatatcccagcatgcctttgtttacactctcctgttAACTTAcagcaggggggtcaaactcactcgcaaaagaggacaaaatctaaaacacacctcaggttgcaggctgaacagaataaagatttattaaacacactaagactatatttttaaaactttaaaaaagtaacttttgaatataattatgaactaaatatatagcattacctgcgataatgcactACCAAATTCAcctgaatttggttgctgaagatgctagtgctgatagctgaagatgctgaaattgatagctgaaaacgctgaagctgatagccagctaaaatattcgtCAAATAGCAAATTAGACGaaagaccaaacaaaaaaacaaaacgtaggttagccaaaacagctagcatgtagctgaaaaaatagctaaacttcaaaatattaaaaaaattgaaaaaagcctgaattagccaaaacagctagcatatagccaaattattagctaaactacaaaatagcctaaaaaatcttggtaaatgcaaaaatagtccaaaaagttagcacactgccaattttttaaactttaaaaccgtaactttttgacataattatgaataaaaactggCAGGAATgctattccagaataaatcaacctaaaccttaaataactttcaatattttactctcataaaaatatattttgtcaaaatgatacaagttacaaataagcacaagataacatggcaccattaataacaataaaataaaatgatctggagggccggaaatAATTAcccggcgggccggatccggcccccgggcctttactTTGGCACGTGGTTTACAGCTTCTTACAAACCAAGCTAACATCAGggtaaaaaaaatggcgagcaatattggagcaatccacTCTACACATTCTAACTCTCATTTTGTCATAAATGgatgtatggtttgggccccctccacgtcactttttcacgttttgggtgtccccgacttgctgttttttgatgtgttggctGTTCCTAATTAATCACGGGTTCCCGACCCTCGGGCCACAAcatccggttttcatctgctcctgatccggtcctatttgaataaaaaaaaatacccagaattgagttttaatcttaaattcttttatacacgtcctccattattagaaaaatgccacaagaatatgtaaatttttttttttattgttttactcgTTTCCTTTCTATTTGGTCTCATTTTCTGGTATGCATACATTCTCAAATCAtcatgttgtttttgcttttttctttcattacattttttaattttttttttttttttaattgtatgttAAATTATCGTCATATCAGATGAAACAAACCCTGCAGGTTGTCTCAGAGCTCGCCGTTTGGAACCGTGTCCAACACAAAGTTGGTGTGTGTCCTGTAGTGTGTGGGAGCAAACATGACTCACACATTGTTTGGCATCTGTGAAAAGTCTGGTGTGTGGgcgtaagaaaaaaaaaaactttgacgatgattcaaataaaatgtcatgTGTTTGGTACAaagtttggttattttttgGTAGGAATGTGGTTCCACTGCTTTCTCTGAAGGCACATAAATGTGGTTTGTTGCTGTTAGGTGTTTCACGGAGCTGATTCTGACATCGAGTGGCTCCAGAAAGATTTCGGCTTGTATGTGGTCAACCTGTTTGACACGCATCAGGCTAGCCGAGCGCTCCACCTGGCCCGAAATTCACTCGACCACTTACTCAAACACTTTTGCAATGTGGACTCAGACAAAAGATACCAGCTGGCTGACTGGAGGATTCGGTTTgttgatcatttattttcatattttcttgcactgtaaattaatcaaagaaatgtgtatttttatatgtaaacattgaattttttatttttagaacttgAAATGAATACTATACTGTGGTTTCTCTGTAGCCCCCTACCAGATGAGATGGTGCAGTACGCCCGATCAGACACCCACTATCTCCTTTACATATATGACTGTATGAGGGTACAGCTGTTGGACTCCAACCATGGACAACCAGGCCTCCTGCAGTCTGTCTGGAACAAAAGCAGAGACATTTCACTGACGGTTTGtataatttgactttttctgaaAGACATATTGAAGTgacacccattgactgtatataagaactggactgagtgagtgtgacctCACCTGTAGAAAATGGCTTTCTTGCAGCTCCAACAAATTGAAGTCAATTAAGttggatttttcttcttcttttttttgcaaaatggatgtcgccatgttggaaccagacaataTCACTATTAAGTCATAAGTGGTTGAGTCAGAATTCCCTCACTATTTAGTCCACTATAATGCATctattctctgtttttttagatttggtcatgagacatgtaaatgtaatcagaaatgtTGTAGCATTTTGTTTCCGTTCAaagttttaagatgttttatttttcattatgttttgatgttatatatataaataggcTGTTAGGTGTGTGAAGTACTTtagatgttttattaattatatgttttgaagtgtctccaaaacatatatttagtttttatcttgttgttttttgctgttttcttttcttttttttttcttttttttactttttactgatcctaAATATGACCCAAACCGAGCCatgttttgtgatccgttacacccctagtttttaTACTGGCAAATAGATGACGtcatattcagtttttaaaaaattgatctGAGTCgtagtttctatggcaacctctctcaccaatcaggagtcagcttGTTGGACCTCCAtgcccctaccacttgaaagcaggttcggaaaaatctgtcagtcagatatttggagtgtgaaaccacatacttttattgaggcatctgattggtcagtttataacttgaataacttgaaataaaaaaaggtggaTTAGCAATAACTTGTCAAAAAAAGGGTTACAGAGTAAGAATGCTTAGTCAGACAAATATAGTAATATTCCttaagtctatgggatttttggctttttagaaCCAccgagtacttcctgtttggaatgcgaaGGGGAGGAGCCAccaagtccagttctcaaatacttTAAATGGTGACACTAAAGAAAGGTTTTTTCAcccccaaaaaatatatttcattatttaaaatattttgccGTCTACTATGGTTTGTGGATAAGTttataaatgcacaaaaacccTAAAAGATAAAGATGTCTCTGCATTTCTCTCTTATAATAGTCTCACATGAACCCATGTGTCTCTCAAATAGAAATACATCAAGCCTGTGTTCACGGAGGATTCATATTTGGAGGTTCTAAAGAAGCAGAAAAGATCTTTCAACACCCAGCAGCTCACAGCCTTCAGACTGCTCTTTGCCTGGAGGGACAAGCTCGCCAGGCAGGAGGATGAAAGCACCGGGTAGGCTGTGTGCAAGTTCATCCAAATGTCGTGATTcacttgattttgaaaaaaaaaaaaagttccagcaagtttcaatatttgttttttctgagcACAGATACACACTGCCCATTCATATGATGATTAAAATATCAGAGGAACTGCCCAAGTAAGTCTCCtacatttcagattttttttttttagcttgtatTTCTCTATTATTTAATACACATTCTTTTGGCCTGTCTCAGAGAACCTCAGGGCATCATTGCCTGCTGTAACCCCGTACCCCCACTGGTGAGGCAGCAGGTCAATGAGCTGCACCTGCTCGTGCAACAAGCCCGAGAAATGCCCCTGCTGAAGGTGAGGGAAACCTGGAGGCCGCTTTGGGATTcagagtttgttttcacagccttaaaaaacttcAATTGAAAAAATTCTCTTCAAACACAGGCGGAGATGGCcactcaaaaaaagaaaggccTGACGACTGTGAAAAAGGTTGGCAAGGATTAAAATGtgtggaaaatgttaaaagtgaTCATTTAACCATGAGATTTATGTTTCAGCCGGAAGTTACACTGTTTGGCCCACATGATACATCCAGGGCGTCTGAGACTGATCTGCCTTACTTTTCCTCTAACGGTAGGCTTTAGTGTGACGTTTGAACACTGGaagtctttagttttttttttttctaaatgcctTTCTGCTTGCAGAAGCGCCGGTTAAGCAGGGCACACTCTTCTCTGAGGATGAGAGCAAAATGGATGTTGATGAGCAGAAAATGAGTGGCCTCCTGGCGTCCGCTAAAATAACCCTGTTCGAGGTAGAGCTGAAGTTTTAGCTCTCGAGCTGATCAATTTGTTTGAGACTGCGGTGGATTATTTCAATCAGTGTTTTCTTTGGAAGGAGCCGGAGGTACACGACGACCAAAACTCCCCCTCAGTGACTCAGATGAAGGCCAGGCGAATCATTGAGTCTTTTGAAAACCCTTTTAGAATGGTAAGAAATGTCAAGAGCTTGACCTTCACGATTCTTTCTCCGTGTTTTGACAGACTAATAATGCTTTATTGCCTCTCGTTCTAGTATTTA
It encodes:
- the exosc10 gene encoding exosome component 10 codes for the protein MSLSKGNGKSKREVLDSNSEANEEEKSELCPGFKDVDAFVKHGFGLVLSATKASAGLPQPGDEYDFYRSFPGFQEFCESQGDKILHCMSQIMHHHGCRSHVKDQNKLTAVEERFDLVVDSNDVILERAGILLDEADGVNRNQKPVMPAGFQPPKIVVSSWNRKGSSPSSHSETYRLHHTKNIARPQLKFKEKIDNSNTPFVPKIFIKPNAVKALPSYFTNKQIRNERPEDLDVPAALADLIHQQRTQEHVEDMFAHPYQYELDHLTVPDSLLSKPEPQMYKPIAETKLSFINSLEDLVELNEKLCKLSEFAVDLEHHSYRSFLGLTCLVQISTRDEDFIIDTLELRSEMYILNEAFTDPTIVKVFHGADSDIEWLQKDFGLYVVNLFDTHQASRALHLARNSLDHLLKHFCNVDSDKRYQLADWRIRPLPDEMVQYARSDTHYLLYIYDCMRVQLLDSNHGQPGLLQSVWNKSRDISLTKYIKPVFTEDSYLEVLKKQKRSFNTQQLTAFRLLFAWRDKLARQEDESTGYTLPIHMMIKISEELPKEPQGIIACCNPVPPLVRQQVNELHLLVQQAREMPLLKAEMATQKKKGLTTVKKPEVTLFGPHDTSRASETDLPYFSSNEAPVKQGTLFSEDESKMDVDEQKMSGLLASAKITLFEEPEVHDDQNSPSVTQMKARRIIESFENPFRMYLPSTNVHVNKNAKFDPSSKIFEISKRWKLQSMEQQQKELEAKQKAKEEAKQQAKKAAEKRTKAKQSYQESLQNVATVRQQAAVSAKRAAQKIETPASEVGEVTPKPAKKLKSSEKSQKTETPSQTSFKPFDYSQSDLKVFAGTKSKDNSQFDPNRQGQGFKKKKVPQGQKKHTSAGNRSMSYMAGKSDRGFRHNWPRR